A window from Zingiber officinale cultivar Zhangliang chromosome 7A, Zo_v1.1, whole genome shotgun sequence encodes these proteins:
- the LOC121999280 gene encoding mitogen-activated protein kinase kinase kinase 17-like — translation MESSATSWVRGRPLGVGAHAAVHLAVESSTGHVFAVKSVGLTSSPLASLRALENEVQILKSLSSPYVVSYLGDDTAGGRRNLHLEFMPGGTAADAALGDEPRVRAYAQCVALALRYLHDVAGVVHCDVKGRNVLLSGGGRGPAAKLADFGVAVRVGAASGGCARGGTPLWMAPEVARGERPTPAADVWSLGCTVIEMATGGAPPWPNLAGEDAIGAMLRIGYGEGTPELPAKLSEIGRDFVARCLRRDARERWTAEQLLSHPFLAKQSTETEPSPRGVLEWTKNNDGDEEGDTGEEFECISHDLEEHSDAIIAGAREIMRELAWEGRRLDWFRSEGWQLARGTEAEEEENKEQSCSVSCFCHCCQTCCWWCFASGLILGLYHLWSRLFMKINRIPHLSKFKQA, via the coding sequence ATGGAAAGCTCCGCCACGAGCTGGGTCAGGGGTCGCCCACTCGGTGTCGGCGCCCATGCGGCGGTCCACCTCGCCGTCGAAAGCTCCACCGGCCATGTCTTCGCCGTCAAGTCCGTCGGCTTGACCTCCTCCCCGCTCGCCTCCCTCCGCGCACTCGAGAACGAGGTCCAAATCCTCAAGTCCCTCAGCTCTCCCTACGTCGTGTCCTACCTCGGCGACGACACCGCCGGGGGTCGCCGCAACCTGCACCTCGAGTTCATGCCGGGCGGCACGGCGGCGGACGCCGCCCTGGGCGACGAGCCCCGCGTGCGCGCGTACGCGCAGTGCGTGGCGCTCGCGCTGCGGTACCTCCACGACGTCGCCGGCGTCGTGCACTGCGACGTCAAGGGCCGGAACGTGCTGCTGAGCGGAGGCGGACGCGGCCCGGCGGCCAAGCTCGCGGACTTCGGCGTGGCGGTGAGGGTCGGAGCCGCTTCCGGCGGCTGCGCGCGTGGCGGGACGCCGTTGTGGATGGCGCCAGAGGTGGCGAGGGGGGAGCGCCCGACGCCGGCGGCAGACGTGTGGTCGCTTGGGTGCACAGTGATAGAGATGGCGACGGGAGGAGCGCCCCCGTGGCCGAATTTAGCGGGCGAAGACGCCATTGGAGCAATGCTCAGGATTGGCTACGGAGAGGGAACACCCGAGTTGCCGGCGAAGCTGTCAGAAATTGGCCGGGATTTCGTGGCCAGGTGCTTGAGAAGGGACGCGAGAGAGCGGTGGACGGCGGAGCAGTTACTGAGCCATCCTTTTTTGGCGAAACAGAGCACGGAAACAGAACCTTCGCCGAGAGGCGTTCTCGAGTGGACTAAGAACAACGACGGCGACGAAGAAGGCGATACCGGCGAGGAATTCGAATGCATTAGCCACGATCTAGAAGAGCATAGTGATGCGATAATCGCCGGCGCAAGGGAAATAATGAGGGAATTGGCATGGGAAGGAAGACGGCTGGATTGGTTTCGGAGCGAAGGATGGCAGCTGGCAAGGGGCacagaagcagaggaagaggagaaCAAAGAACAGAGCTGCTCTGTTTCTTGCTTCTGCCATTGTTGCCAGACTTGTTGCTGGTGGTGTTTTGCCAGTGGTTTGATCTTGGGCTTGTACCATTTGTGGTCACGTCTATTCATGAAAATTAATAGAATTCCACATTTGAGCAAATTCAAACAGGCCTAG